A genomic stretch from Mycobacterium cookii includes:
- a CDS encoding serine/threonine-protein kinase PknG has product MVDSSAQSRPLATQAIFRPDFDDDDDDDHLPIHIGDIKPPERVKSATRAPVRRLGGGLVEIPRVPDIDPLEALMPNPVVPESKRFCWNCGRPVGRANNEGKALSEGWCPHCGSPFSFLPQLNPGDIVAGQYVIKGCIAHGGLGWVYLALDRNVNDRPVVLKGLVHSGDAEAQAIAMAERRFLAEVVHPSIVQIFNFVEHTDSHGEPVGYIVMEYVGGQSLKRRKGDKLPVAEAIAYVLEILPALSYLHSIGLVYNDLKPENIMLTEEQLKLIDLGAVSRINSFGYLYGTPGYQAPEIVRTGPTVATDIYTVGRTLAALTLKLRARGGRYVDGLPEDDPVLAKYDSFGRLLRRAIDPDPRRRFASAEEMSGQLSGVLREVVSQDTGVRRPGLSTIFSRSRSTFGEDLLVAHTDVYLDGHVHAEKLTAKEIVTALQVPLVDPADVAAPLLQATVLSQPVQTLDSLRAFRHGAMDSDDIDLSESIELPLMEVRALLDLGDVAKATRKLDDLADRVGWLWRLVWYRAVAELLTGDYALASKHFSEVLDTFPGELAPKMALAATAELAGSSDEHMYYEEVWKTDDGVISAAFGLARAQSVEGDRAGAVRTLDEVPATSRHFTTARLTSAVTLLSGRSASEITEEQIRDAARRVEALPPTEPRVLQIRALVLGSALDWLGEHEASTNHILGFPFTEHGLRLGVEASLRGLARAAPTQAHRYTLVDMANRVRPTSTF; this is encoded by the coding sequence ATGGTCGACTCGTCAGCACAGAGTCGCCCGTTGGCGACCCAGGCGATCTTCCGGCCCGATTTCGACGACGATGATGACGACGACCACTTGCCGATACACATCGGCGACATCAAGCCGCCGGAGCGGGTGAAGTCGGCAACACGCGCGCCGGTACGTCGGCTGGGCGGTGGGTTGGTCGAGATTCCACGGGTTCCCGACATCGATCCGCTCGAAGCGTTGATGCCGAATCCGGTTGTACCGGAATCGAAACGGTTCTGCTGGAACTGCGGTCGGCCGGTGGGCCGAGCCAACAACGAGGGCAAGGCGCTCTCAGAGGGCTGGTGTCCACACTGCGGAAGTCCGTTTTCGTTCCTGCCGCAGCTGAATCCGGGGGACATCGTCGCCGGCCAGTACGTGATCAAGGGCTGCATCGCACACGGCGGGCTGGGCTGGGTGTATCTGGCTCTGGACCGCAACGTCAACGATCGTCCGGTGGTGCTCAAAGGCCTGGTGCATTCCGGTGATGCTGAAGCCCAGGCGATTGCGATGGCGGAGCGACGGTTCCTCGCCGAGGTCGTGCACCCGTCGATCGTGCAGATCTTCAACTTCGTCGAGCACACCGACAGTCACGGCGAACCCGTCGGCTACATCGTCATGGAATACGTCGGTGGGCAATCGCTCAAACGCCGCAAGGGCGACAAACTACCCGTCGCCGAGGCGATCGCGTACGTGCTGGAAATTCTTCCGGCGCTGAGCTATCTGCATTCCATCGGCCTGGTCTACAACGACCTCAAGCCGGAGAACATCATGCTCACCGAAGAGCAGCTGAAGTTGATCGACCTGGGAGCGGTGTCGCGGATCAACTCCTTCGGCTACCTCTACGGCACACCGGGGTACCAGGCGCCGGAGATCGTGCGGACCGGCCCGACGGTCGCCACCGACATCTATACGGTCGGCCGCACATTGGCGGCGTTGACGTTGAAGTTGCGTGCCCGCGGTGGTCGCTATGTCGACGGACTTCCCGAAGACGATCCGGTGCTGGCCAAATATGACTCGTTCGGCCGATTGTTGCGCCGCGCCATCGATCCGGATCCACGGCGGCGATTTGCCAGCGCCGAGGAGATGTCCGGTCAGCTCTCGGGTGTGCTGCGCGAGGTTGTGTCCCAGGACACCGGCGTACGGCGTCCGGGATTGTCGACGATATTCTCCCGCAGCCGTTCGACTTTCGGCGAAGACCTGTTGGTCGCACATACCGACGTGTACCTGGACGGCCATGTGCATGCCGAGAAGCTGACCGCCAAGGAGATCGTCACCGCGCTGCAGGTTCCGCTGGTCGATCCGGCCGATGTCGCGGCTCCGCTGCTGCAGGCGACGGTGCTGTCGCAGCCGGTGCAGACGTTGGATTCGCTGCGTGCATTTCGCCATGGCGCAATGGATTCCGACGATATCGACTTGTCGGAATCCATCGAGCTGCCGCTGATGGAGGTGCGGGCCTTGCTCGACCTCGGCGACGTCGCCAAGGCCACCCGCAAACTCGACGACCTGGCCGACCGGGTCGGCTGGCTCTGGCGGCTGGTCTGGTACCGCGCGGTCGCCGAACTACTCACCGGCGACTACGCCTTGGCCAGCAAGCATTTCAGCGAGGTCTTGGACACCTTCCCCGGGGAGTTGGCGCCCAAGATGGCGTTGGCCGCGACGGCCGAATTGGCTGGCAGTTCCGACGAACACATGTATTACGAAGAGGTGTGGAAGACCGACGACGGGGTGATCTCGGCGGCCTTCGGTCTGGCCAGGGCGCAGTCGGTCGAAGGCGATCGCGCCGGCGCGGTGCGCACGCTCGACGAAGTCCCTGCTACCTCAAGGCATTTCACCACGGCACGTCTCACCAGCGCGGTGACGCTGCTGTCCGGCCGGTCGGCCAGCGAGATCACCGAAGAGCAGATCCGCGACGCCGCGCGCCGCGTGGAGGCGCTGCCGCCGACCGAACCGCGGGTGCTGCAGATTCGCGCGCTGGTGTTGGGCAGCGCATTGGACTGGCTCGGCGAACACGAAGCCAGCACCAACCACATCCTTGGCTTCCCGTTCACCGAGCACGGGCTGCGACTCGGTGTCGAGGCGTCGCTGCGCGGTTTGGCTCGCGCCGCGCCCACCCAGGCACACCGCTACACACTGGTCGACATGGCCAACCGCGTACGCCCGACCAGCACGTTCTGA
- a CDS encoding glutamate ABC transporter substrate-binding protein has product MTTRRLRTLCALVAIATVVAGCGQSGAMVVAPAPTLPPPTPAGMQDMPALPALQPDKTADDCNPTASLRPFDNQADADAAVANIRARGRLIVGLDIGSNLFSFRDPITGDIVGFDVDIAGEVARDIFGNPSQVEYRILSSAERITALEKAEVDIVVKTMTITCDRRKQVNFSTVYLDAAQRILAPRDSSITKPADLSGKRVCVARGTTSLERIREISPPPMVVEVVNWADCLVTLQQREVDAVSTDDSILAGLVSQDPYLHIVGPNMGTQPYGIGIKLDNTGLVRFVNGTLERIRRDGTWNTLYRKWLTVLGLTPAPPGPRYVD; this is encoded by the coding sequence ATGACGACGCGTCGGCTGCGGACCCTGTGCGCCCTCGTCGCGATCGCCACGGTCGTAGCCGGGTGCGGGCAGTCCGGTGCCATGGTCGTGGCGCCCGCGCCGACCCTGCCGCCGCCGACCCCGGCCGGCATGCAGGACATGCCGGCATTGCCGGCGCTGCAGCCGGACAAGACCGCCGACGACTGCAACCCCACCGCGAGCCTTCGCCCGTTCGACAATCAGGCCGACGCCGACGCCGCGGTCGCCAACATCCGCGCCCGGGGAAGGCTGATCGTCGGCCTGGACATCGGCAGCAACCTGTTCAGCTTCCGCGATCCGATCACCGGTGACATCGTCGGCTTCGACGTCGACATCGCCGGCGAGGTCGCCCGCGACATCTTCGGCAATCCATCGCAAGTCGAGTACCGGATCCTGTCGTCCGCCGAGCGGATCACCGCACTGGAGAAGGCGGAGGTCGACATCGTCGTGAAGACGATGACCATCACCTGCGACCGGCGCAAGCAGGTCAACTTCTCCACGGTCTATCTCGATGCCGCCCAACGCATCCTGGCGCCCCGGGATTCGTCGATCACCAAGCCGGCCGACCTGTCCGGCAAGCGGGTGTGTGTGGCGAGGGGCACCACGTCGCTGGAGCGGATCCGCGAGATCTCGCCGCCGCCCATGGTGGTCGAGGTGGTCAACTGGGCCGACTGCCTGGTGACGTTGCAGCAGCGCGAAGTCGACGCGGTCAGCACCGACGACTCGATCCTGGCCGGGCTGGTTTCCCAGGACCCCTATTTGCACATCGTCGGACCCAATATGGGCACCCAGCCCTACGGCATCGGGATCAAGCTGGACAACACCGGCCTGGTGCGGTTCGTGAACGGCACGCTTGAACGCATTCGCCGCGACGGAACGTGGAACACGTTGTACCGCAAATGGTTAACCGTGCTCGGGCTCACCCCGGCCCCGCCCGGCCCAAGGTACGTGGACTGA
- the glnX gene encoding protein kinase G-activating protein GlnX → MTVELAHPSTEPLGSRSPLEPAHPRWWFVATTPGRILSIGLVLAILGGLSAFATSTTINQRQHALTTVLSHTEPLAFAAGRLYTTLSVADAAAATAFIAEAEPRTVRQRYEQAITDAAVAATRASSGLTDEPLVQLLGRINAELAVYTGLIEIARTNNRAGNPVGSSYLSEASTLMQSKILPDAQRLYRETSERVDTETTASTQIPAPVILVVFATAVFGAFSHRWLARRTKRRINPGLVAGALAILVMVVWVGTALAISTGGSRSAKDTAAESLKTVTNMSISAQQARADETLSLIRRGDEEVRKQSFYERIDAMHKQLDGYLSRRDAVDKSDLQNAGDLLNQWRRADDRINSFISVGNYRAATQVALGSGEDDSTPAFDKLDYVLGKAMEQSRHELRDDILNARRGLTGATVGGVVLSLGAALAVALGLWPRLSEYR, encoded by the coding sequence GTGACCGTTGAGTTGGCTCATCCGTCGACCGAGCCGCTGGGTTCACGGTCGCCACTCGAACCGGCCCACCCCCGCTGGTGGTTCGTCGCGACGACGCCCGGCCGCATCCTTTCCATTGGTCTGGTGCTGGCAATCCTCGGCGGGCTCAGCGCGTTCGCCACGTCGACCACGATCAACCAGCGACAGCATGCGCTGACCACAGTCCTGAGCCACACCGAGCCGCTGGCGTTCGCGGCCGGGCGGCTGTACACCACGCTGTCGGTGGCCGACGCGGCCGCCGCGACCGCGTTCATCGCGGAGGCCGAGCCGCGGACCGTCCGGCAGCGCTACGAGCAGGCGATCACCGACGCGGCGGTGGCGGCCACCCGGGCGTCCAGCGGGTTGACCGACGAGCCGCTGGTACAGCTGCTGGGACGAATCAACGCCGAATTGGCGGTGTACACCGGGCTGATCGAGATCGCCCGCACCAACAACCGGGCCGGCAACCCGGTCGGGTCGTCGTACCTGTCCGAGGCCTCCACGCTCATGCAGTCGAAGATCCTGCCGGACGCGCAGCGGCTGTACCGCGAGACGTCAGAGCGCGTGGATACCGAGACGACGGCCTCGACCCAGATTCCGGCGCCGGTGATCCTCGTCGTCTTCGCGACGGCGGTCTTCGGCGCGTTCTCCCACCGCTGGCTGGCCCGTCGCACCAAACGACGGATCAACCCAGGTCTTGTCGCCGGTGCGCTGGCAATTCTCGTTATGGTGGTATGGGTGGGTACCGCGCTCGCGATTTCCACCGGCGGCAGCCGCAGCGCCAAAGACACTGCAGCAGAGTCACTGAAGACCGTCACCAACATGTCCATCAGTGCGCAGCAAGCGCGCGCCGACGAGACACTGTCGTTGATCCGGCGCGGGGACGAAGAGGTCCGCAAACAATCCTTCTACGAACGCATCGACGCCATGCACAAGCAGCTCGACGGATACCTCTCCCGCCGCGACGCGGTCGACAAGAGCGACCTGCAGAACGCGGGCGATTTGCTGAACCAGTGGCGCCGAGCCGATGACCGGATCAACTCCTTCATCTCGGTCGGTAATTACCGGGCCGCCACCCAAGTCGCGCTGGGCAGCGGCGAGGACGACTCCACCCCCGCGTTCGACAAGCTCGACTACGTGCTGGGCAAGGCCATGGAGCAGAGCCGCCACGAATTGCGCGACGACATTCTCAACGCCCGCCGCGGACTCACTGGCGCCACGGTCGGCGGCGTCGTGCTGAGTCTGGGCGCAGCCCTCGCGGTCGCGCTCGGGTTGTGGCCCCGGCTGAGTGAGTACCGATGA
- a CDS encoding NUDIX hydrolase, whose translation MRGDGDGWVVSDTGKHYWGVHGAAGLLLRAPHPAGTHAVLLQHRAPWSHQGGTWGLPGGALDSHETPEEAAKREAHEEAGLPGELLSVRATVVTADVNGAYGRRWTYTTVVADADELLQTVPNMESAELRWVVEEEVAELPLHPGFAASWHRLRSALQIVPWTPGGQPRGNLARTVEIEDGGLVLRIVGSAD comes from the coding sequence GTGCGCGGCGACGGGGACGGATGGGTGGTGTCCGACACCGGCAAGCATTACTGGGGTGTGCATGGGGCGGCCGGCCTGTTGCTTCGGGCCCCGCACCCCGCCGGCACGCACGCGGTGTTGCTGCAACACCGGGCGCCGTGGAGCCATCAGGGCGGAACCTGGGGTCTGCCGGGCGGTGCCCTGGACAGCCACGAAACCCCCGAGGAAGCCGCCAAGCGCGAGGCCCACGAAGAGGCCGGTCTGCCCGGTGAGCTGTTGTCGGTGCGGGCAACCGTCGTCACCGCCGACGTGAATGGGGCTTACGGCCGTCGCTGGACCTACACCACCGTCGTCGCCGACGCCGACGAGCTGCTGCAGACCGTGCCCAACATGGAGAGCGCCGAACTGCGCTGGGTCGTCGAGGAGGAGGTGGCCGAGCTGCCGCTGCACCCCGGCTTCGCGGCCAGTTGGCACCGGCTGCGCAGCGCCCTGCAGATCGTGCCGTGGACCCCCGGCGGTCAGCCGCGGGGCAATCTGGCACGCACGGTCGAGATCGAAGACGGCGGCCTGGTGCTGCGCATCGTCGGGTCGGCCGATTAG
- the thiE gene encoding thiamine phosphate synthase, whose protein sequence is MQRLADARLYLCTDARRDRGDLAEFADAALAGGVDIIQLRDKGSTGEQQWGPLEARDEIAALEVLADAARRHGALLAVNDRADIARAAGADVLHLGQDDLPLPVARDIVGPDTLIGRSAHDHQQVSAAIAEDVDYFCVGPCWPTPTKPGRPAPGLPLVRSTAESATDKPWFAIGGIDAARLPDVLEAGARRVVVVRAITGAEDPRAAAEQLRSALA, encoded by the coding sequence CTGCAGCGGCTCGCCGACGCCAGGCTGTATCTGTGCACCGACGCGCGTCGCGACCGCGGCGATCTGGCCGAGTTCGCCGATGCAGCGCTGGCCGGCGGGGTGGACATCATTCAGCTGCGCGACAAGGGCTCGACGGGTGAGCAGCAATGGGGCCCGTTGGAGGCACGCGACGAAATCGCGGCACTGGAGGTTCTCGCCGATGCTGCGCGACGGCACGGCGCGTTGCTGGCCGTCAACGACCGCGCCGACATCGCCCGCGCCGCCGGGGCCGACGTGCTGCACCTCGGCCAAGACGACCTGCCGTTGCCGGTGGCCCGCGACATCGTCGGCCCGGACACGCTGATCGGCCGGTCCGCGCACGATCATCAGCAGGTCAGTGCGGCCATCGCGGAGGACGTCGACTACTTCTGCGTCGGGCCGTGCTGGCCGACGCCCACCAAACCAGGACGCCCGGCACCGGGGCTGCCGCTGGTGCGCTCCACCGCAGAATCGGCCACCGACAAGCCGTGGTTCGCCATCGGCGGAATCGACGCAGCTCGGCTGCCCGATGTCCTCGAGGCCGGCGCCCGGCGCGTTGTGGTGGTCCGCGCGATCACCGGCGCAGAAGATCCGCGGGCCGCGGCCGAGCAGCTCCGTTCGGCACTCGCCTAA